Within Bacillus sp. FJAT-45350, the genomic segment CACTTTCATTGTAGATAGGAGAAAGGATTGATATAAGATCATGGCCTTTATAATGAAAATGAAAGGAATGTTCTTCACCTTGAAAACACTTTTCATAGTTGTCAATTAGCTTGTCGGCAAACTCCGTTGTATATATATCATACGGTGTTTTTCCGTATGTATTTTCTGTCTGTAGATCTAGCTTCACAGCTAGTTTTCCCTCAAACATCGTATATACGAAATTACCAACTTCATCTTTTACGACTTTAAAAACAATATTATGGAGAGAGCGCATCGTACGTTTAAAGTCCCTTTCTAGCGCTTGGCGTAAATGAGTCTCTGTGTTATTTACACGTATAGAATAGAATCCTATTATATTTCCGTTACTATCCCGATATGGAATGATTGTTGTATTCAGCCAACAATGCTTCCCTTCTTTTGTCTTATTTTTTATTTCACCAGTCCAGACTTTCCCATTCAAAATTGTATGCCACACATTTCCGAAAAAAACTTTATCATGATAACCTGAATTTACTATATTATGACTACTTCCAATTAGCTCTTCCTCAGAAAAGTTAAACACTGAACAAAAGGCTTGATTTACATAAATAATAGTACCATCTAAATCAGTAGCAGAGATGACAAAAGAACGATCAATTGTCTCAGATAAGAGTTCATAATCTTGTGTGATTGCCTTTAATGAATCTCCTAAAGTAACTACATTTCTTATTAGCTCATTTACAGAGCGTTCATGCTCACAGTCTTGCTTTTCTATTAAAGAATATAGCTCTTTCACATAATGATATGGCTTATTCTTATAGATTTTATTGTGAAGCACTCTGTCCCCTCCCCCCATGAACTATTACTTCTATTATAAACTATATGAAACTAAAAGTTATAAGATTTTGATTTTTCTAATAATTTTATTTTCCATTCTTAGTTCACTACAAATCACTTTAGAATTAAAGCATAATAATGCTTTGGTCCATGAACCCCAATTGTTAAATTTGATTCAATATCCGCACTTTTACTTGGTCCTGTAATAAAATTCAAAGAAGAGGTAGCCCGTTCTCGAATCAACGGAAATCCTTCTCCCATTCTCGTAATAAGCTGTTCAGCTTTGACCACAACAATATAAATAGGAGGCAACAGGCTAACTGATCTTCCTTTTCTTCCATCAGATAGTAGCGCAACTGTTCCAGTATTTGCTATTGCAAAGTCTGCTGTCGTTATTCCAACCTCACAATACTTTGCTATGTTTATATTTTCCTCTTTTGTTTTCTGTTGATTCCATATATGTATCTCAGCTTTTCCTTGTGTAACTTCTTCCACTTTTATTTCATTAAGCAATGGGTCATCCCACTGTATAATCGACGTTGCCTTGTGCACTTCTAGAATATCCTTTATGTAGTGTCTAGCCTCTTCCTTATTAGCAACAGAGTATGCATTCCCGCCGACTTCCTTTACATTTTTTATAAATAAAGCGACTTTTTCTTCAGTTGTTTGAATCGAATCTTTATAATAAGAAGGTGCACCTTGTTCATAGGTAGCTACAGTACTTTCTTCGGTTCTCCCTAATTGGTTTCTTATCTGCTGAAAAAATCTTTCCTTCTTCATAGCTTACCTCCTGACTCTTTCCATCTATCTCTAAATGATTTCTTTACTGCCGGGAACGATTTTGATTCAGTCCAATTTTTTAAAAAAGGTAGATTATCTTTAAACTCTTCATTAGTAAGGAATGGCCTTTGCATCATAAAACCTGATTTTGTACTTAAATTATAAAGAGTAGGTGAACTAAATGTCTTCCCGTAAATCTGAAAGGCTAACTTTTCTACTGGAGATACATATCCTTTTTCTACATTCCGATGTCTGAGTTTTACTAGCATATCATGGAGTGGTATTTTCACTGGACAGGCTTCATGACATGCACCACATAAACTAGAAGCATACGATAATTCAGCAGCTGCTTTTGAGTCTTCATTTAATAAAGGTGTTAGAACCGCCCCAATTGGTCCATTGTATACTGACCCATAAGAATGCCCTCCTACTTGACGATACACTGGACATGCATTAATACACGCTCCACAACGAATACAGTTCAATATTTCCTTAAATTCAGGATCATTCAATTGCTTCGACCGTCCATTATCCAAAATTATTACATGCATCTCTTTAGGGGCATCAACATCTCCTTCTTGCTTCGGGCTTAAAATTGACACACCAGTGGAAATCTTTTGTCCTGATGCGCTTCTCGTTAACAAATTAAGTACGACTTCAAAATCGTCCCATGTAGGTACAATTCGCTCCATACCCATTAAAACAATATGTGTGTCTGGAAGAGTAGTAACCATTCTTCCATTCCCTTCATTTGTTACAAGTGAGATCGCTCCCGCTTCTGCAATCGCAAAATTACAACCCGTAATCCCAATATCCGCTTCTAAAAACTTATCCCTAATAACCTTCCTTGCAAAAGCAACCAAATCAGGTGGATTAGCAGGAATTTCTTCATTACTTATATTTGAAAAGAGTTCTGCCACCTGCTCCTTCGTTTTGTGAATCGAAGGGCCAATGAGATGAGAAGGATGCTCATTTGCGAGCTGAATTATGTATTCTCCTAAATCTGTTTCGACAACTTCCACACCATCTTGTTCTAACGCTGTATTTAACTGTATTTCCTCAGTGACCATTGACTTTGCTTTCACCACTAATTTCCCATTTTTACTTTTTACAATTTGTAATACTTGCTCTACTGCTTCCTTTGCATCCTTTGCAAAATAAGCTTGTCCACCTTGCTTTTCAAATTTATCAACAAATTGAGCTAAATAAACATCTAAATGATCAATCGTATGGCTCCGAATATGACTACCTCTCGTGCGCCACTCTTCCCAATTTCCAAACTCCTCTGCTGCATGAAGCTTTCGATTCTTCAACCCTTCCGTTGCAGTCGCAACTGCCTTTCTGACACTCTTATCCTTTAATTCCTCTTGCACTCGTTCCTTCATTGAATTCTCATAGTATAGTGTCATGTCCTCACCCCTTCATCCAAAACTTGAGCAATATGCATGATTCCCATTTC encodes:
- a CDS encoding LutB/LldF family L-lactate oxidation iron-sulfur protein; translation: MTLYYENSMKERVQEELKDKSVRKAVATATEGLKNRKLHAAEEFGNWEEWRTRGSHIRSHTIDHLDVYLAQFVDKFEKQGGQAYFAKDAKEAVEQVLQIVKSKNGKLVVKAKSMVTEEIQLNTALEQDGVEVVETDLGEYIIQLANEHPSHLIGPSIHKTKEQVAELFSNISNEEIPANPPDLVAFARKVIRDKFLEADIGITGCNFAIAEAGAISLVTNEGNGRMVTTLPDTHIVLMGMERIVPTWDDFEVVLNLLTRSASGQKISTGVSILSPKQEGDVDAPKEMHVIILDNGRSKQLNDPEFKEILNCIRCGACINACPVYRQVGGHSYGSVYNGPIGAVLTPLLNEDSKAAAELSYASSLCGACHEACPVKIPLHDMLVKLRHRNVEKGYVSPVEKLAFQIYGKTFSSPTLYNLSTKSGFMMQRPFLTNEEFKDNLPFLKNWTESKSFPAVKKSFRDRWKESGGKL
- a CDS encoding LutC/YkgG family protein, which codes for MKKERFFQQIRNQLGRTEESTVATYEQGAPSYYKDSIQTTEEKVALFIKNVKEVGGNAYSVANKEEARHYIKDILEVHKATSIIQWDDPLLNEIKVEEVTQGKAEIHIWNQQKTKEENINIAKYCEVGITTADFAIANTGTVALLSDGRKGRSVSLLPPIYIVVVKAEQLITRMGEGFPLIRERATSSLNFITGPSKSADIESNLTIGVHGPKHYYALILK